The Fodinibius salinus genome includes a window with the following:
- the ftsZ gene encoding cell division protein FtsZ, translated as MSNLNSRFSFDIDGQDNAKIKVVGVGGGGGNAVNNMIHKGLTSVEYIALNTDAQALKNSMADVTIQVGANLTNGLGAGARPEIGREAVEENRHEIEEAIEGADMVFVTAGMGGGTGTGGAPVVSGIAKRKGILTVGIVTTPFDCEGPKRMKYALEGITELKKNSDTVIVIPNERLMDIADAETTLLEAFDQANQVLYNATRGISDLILMPGLINLDFADVRTTMLDGGAAIMGSASATGEDRAEIAAREAINSPLLDGVSIRGARNVLVNISSGANLGMQETNTATSIIQQEAGEDAEIILGTVLDESFDEDLRVTVIATGFDLAENNENGSSVAPNEKETETKGDDLEMPKAGDVTGHSRYSSTDDPFYKGEKNLKQMDQPAFHRRGLKNVQSLNKNEEEEEDDMQAEQQKSDELLNDRKERIDKSDSDQPAFLRKIMD; from the coding sequence TAGAGTATATCGCACTCAACACTGATGCCCAGGCCTTGAAGAACAGTATGGCCGATGTCACCATCCAGGTAGGCGCCAACCTTACCAATGGACTCGGAGCCGGTGCCCGTCCTGAAATTGGCCGGGAAGCGGTAGAAGAAAATCGACACGAAATTGAAGAGGCTATAGAAGGCGCCGATATGGTGTTTGTTACGGCCGGCATGGGCGGCGGTACTGGTACCGGCGGCGCTCCCGTGGTTTCGGGCATCGCCAAACGAAAAGGGATTTTGACAGTCGGTATTGTCACTACCCCCTTTGACTGCGAAGGGCCCAAACGGATGAAATATGCCCTCGAAGGAATTACCGAACTCAAGAAAAACAGCGATACGGTTATCGTTATTCCCAACGAGCGGCTTATGGATATCGCGGATGCAGAGACCACCCTGCTCGAGGCTTTTGATCAGGCCAACCAGGTACTATACAATGCTACTCGTGGTATTTCGGATCTCATTCTGATGCCCGGCCTCATTAACCTTGACTTTGCTGACGTACGCACCACTATGCTTGACGGGGGTGCAGCTATTATGGGATCAGCAAGCGCCACGGGCGAAGACCGTGCCGAAATTGCGGCCCGCGAAGCCATCAACTCACCCCTGCTCGACGGTGTGAGCATCCGCGGCGCACGTAATGTATTGGTCAATATTTCTTCGGGCGCCAACCTGGGAATGCAAGAAACCAATACAGCTACCAGCATCATCCAGCAAGAAGCCGGCGAAGATGCAGAAATCATCCTCGGTACTGTGCTTGATGAAAGCTTTGACGAAGACCTACGCGTTACGGTTATTGCCACTGGCTTTGATCTGGCCGAAAACAACGAAAACGGCAGCAGTGTCGCTCCGAATGAGAAAGAAACCGAAACCAAAGGTGATGATCTGGAGATGCCCAAAGCCGGTGACGTTACCGGACACAGCCGGTATTCTTCAACAGACGATCCATTTTATAAAGGAGAAAAAAATCTCAAACAGATGGATCAACCAGCCTTCCATCGCCGTGGACTAAAAAATGTACAATCGCTCAACAAAAACGAAGAGGAGGAAGAAGACGATATGCAGGCCGAGCAGCAAAAGAGCGATGAACTGCTCAATGACCGCAAAGAGCGCATCGATAAGTCTGATTCGGATCAACCGGCCTTCCTGCGTAAAATTATGGATTAA
- a CDS encoding alpha/beta hydrolase family protein, with the protein MMRLTRFSLLSVLLFLALNTCLFAQKQKLEPEDYDQWQSISTTEISANGQWFAYNISLVDGDGWLIIKQVGADSTEDHKFMHGIRPKFSPNNKWSAFQIGVSEEKKKKLKKQKKKVRLKLGLMNLEESKVDTFKNVQSYSFSDNGRWLAMKKYKAEGVKTEGTDLILRNLQHGTNQLIGNVSDYAFNDDGSKLAVLLDANEKLGNGAHLYNLKSGKITVLDSKSTTYKKLKWNEDGTALAFLKEQENEAFKDPTHHIMAFKDLNQSPKKFVFDQQKINSFPQTHRVVDYRNLEWSEDGNTVFFGIKEWEKKKDKSAESDSTKKKSDDDLDPSNVEVWHWQDDDIQPKQKVMKNQLKQKNDLSAWHLDKQSFVRIGTKQFDQVQLTGNQQYAVAYDPHPYEPQFEEEWRDVYLVDVTTGETQQVLEQHEYVQTSPDGSYLLYFKDQNWWTYDIKNDQHRNITEDIDTRFENFTNVNGREHRRPFGAGEWSEEDDWVLLYDRYNVYQVWADGNNTKQLTNGNSDKIRYRQRRFNYDGEGIEDNDNIYFSMYGDETKDRGYARLNNNGSTQTLVYESKMYSRLAKADSTQKFVYQVETATDSPDFFHVDSNFSNPTRLTYTNPQQDDYYWADDQLVTFTNKNGQKLEGRLLYPANYDPDKKYPMITYIYEDRSQTLHNYSIPTKKSPYNFRRYSSEGYFVFQPDITYELSDPGISAVESVVPAVQKVIDTGMINKDQIGLTGHSWGAYQTTFIVTQTDLFNSAVAGAPLTNMISMYNSIYWNTGTTDANIFETSQGRFPDPWWKDWDNFIENSPIFNMQQMNTPLLVEFGTDDGAVDFNQGVELYNTMRRMQNPFVMLVYEGENHGLAREENQIDYATRAFEWHEHYLLGKEAPAWITDGLPFLERPAIEEKEEK; encoded by the coding sequence ATGATGCGACTCACTCGATTTTCTTTACTTTCGGTTCTTCTTTTTTTGGCTTTGAATACTTGCCTCTTCGCGCAAAAACAAAAACTCGAACCTGAAGATTACGACCAGTGGCAATCTATCTCTACTACCGAAATATCGGCCAATGGACAATGGTTTGCCTATAACATCAGTCTGGTGGATGGTGATGGTTGGCTCATTATTAAACAAGTAGGGGCCGACAGTACTGAAGACCACAAATTTATGCATGGTATTCGCCCAAAATTCTCCCCAAACAATAAATGGTCAGCATTTCAGATCGGCGTCTCGGAAGAGAAAAAGAAAAAACTGAAGAAACAAAAGAAGAAAGTCCGTCTAAAGCTGGGATTAATGAACCTGGAAGAGAGCAAAGTAGATACCTTTAAAAACGTACAAAGCTACAGTTTTTCGGATAATGGCCGCTGGCTAGCCATGAAAAAATACAAGGCTGAAGGCGTAAAGACAGAAGGAACCGACCTCATTCTCCGCAACCTGCAGCATGGCACCAATCAGCTAATCGGTAACGTTTCGGACTATGCCTTTAACGACGATGGTTCTAAGCTGGCTGTACTACTCGATGCAAATGAAAAGCTCGGTAACGGTGCGCACTTGTATAATCTGAAATCCGGTAAAATTACAGTGCTGGATAGTAAAAGTACGACATATAAAAAGCTCAAATGGAACGAAGATGGTACTGCCCTGGCCTTTTTAAAGGAACAAGAAAATGAGGCCTTCAAAGATCCCACGCATCATATCATGGCGTTTAAGGATCTTAACCAGTCCCCCAAAAAATTTGTGTTTGACCAGCAGAAAATAAACTCATTTCCGCAGACACATCGCGTAGTCGATTATCGAAATCTCGAATGGTCAGAAGATGGCAATACCGTTTTCTTCGGCATCAAAGAATGGGAAAAGAAAAAGGATAAATCAGCTGAATCTGACTCGACTAAGAAAAAGTCCGATGATGATCTGGATCCCTCGAATGTAGAAGTTTGGCACTGGCAAGATGATGATATCCAGCCCAAACAGAAAGTGATGAAAAACCAGTTGAAACAAAAAAATGATCTTTCGGCCTGGCATCTGGATAAGCAATCATTCGTGCGGATAGGTACCAAACAGTTTGATCAGGTCCAGCTCACTGGCAACCAACAATACGCCGTAGCCTACGATCCCCACCCCTATGAACCACAGTTTGAAGAAGAATGGCGGGATGTATATTTGGTGGATGTAACCACAGGTGAAACCCAGCAAGTTTTAGAACAGCACGAATATGTACAAACTTCACCTGACGGCAGCTACTTGTTGTATTTCAAAGATCAAAACTGGTGGACGTATGATATTAAAAACGATCAGCACAGAAACATCACCGAAGATATCGACACCCGCTTTGAAAACTTTACCAACGTAAACGGACGCGAACACCGGCGCCCCTTTGGTGCGGGCGAATGGTCGGAAGAAGACGACTGGGTACTGCTCTATGATCGATATAATGTTTATCAGGTATGGGCAGACGGCAACAATACCAAGCAGCTTACCAATGGAAATTCTGATAAGATTCGCTATCGCCAGCGTCGGTTTAACTACGATGGCGAAGGCATTGAAGACAATGACAATATTTACTTTTCGATGTACGGCGATGAAACCAAAGACCGCGGCTATGCACGTTTAAATAATAACGGCTCTACCCAAACACTGGTCTATGAGTCAAAAATGTATAGCCGGCTGGCAAAAGCTGATTCTACGCAAAAATTTGTCTATCAGGTAGAAACAGCTACTGATTCACCTGATTTTTTCCATGTGGATTCGAATTTCAGCAACCCTACTCGACTCACCTATACCAACCCTCAGCAGGATGACTATTACTGGGCGGATGACCAGCTTGTTACCTTTACCAATAAAAACGGGCAAAAGTTAGAGGGACGGCTGCTGTATCCTGCCAACTACGATCCAGACAAGAAGTATCCGATGATCACCTACATCTATGAGGACCGTTCACAGACGCTTCACAATTACAGCATTCCCACCAAAAAAAGCCCGTATAACTTCCGGCGTTATTCTTCGGAAGGCTATTTCGTATTTCAACCGGATATCACCTATGAGCTAAGCGATCCTGGCATATCAGCGGTAGAAAGTGTAGTTCCGGCCGTGCAAAAAGTTATTGATACCGGAATGATTAACAAAGATCAGATTGGACTCACAGGTCACTCGTGGGGTGCATACCAAACTACCTTTATTGTTACGCAAACTGATCTGTTTAACTCGGCTGTGGCCGGTGCTCCACTAACAAACATGATTAGTATGTACAATTCTATCTACTGGAATACCGGTACTACAGATGCTAATATTTTCGAGACTAGTCAGGGACGCTTTCCCGATCCGTGGTGGAAAGACTGGGATAACTTTATAGAAAATTCACCTATCTTTAACATGCAGCAAATGAATACCCCACTGTTGGTTGAATTCGGTACTGATGATGGCGCCGTAGATTTTAATCAGGGTGTGGAACTGTATAATACTATGCGACGTATGCAAAATCCTTTTGTAATGCTCGTTTATGAAGGTGAAAACCACGGACTGGCACGCGAGGAAAATCAGATTGATTACGCCACCCGCGCCTTTGAATGGCATGAACATTACCTGTTGGGCAAAGAAGCACCAGCATGGATTACCGATGGGCTTCCCTTTTTAGAACGACCGGCAATAGAAGAAAAAGAGGAAAAATAA
- a CDS encoding sulfite exporter TauE/SafE family protein, which produces MIEIVTLFLLGIIAGIIAGLFGLGGGILFTPILFVVFSDGEISDPVVLTIGSSLFCTFVASLGSSVRQFQQQNFFWSEGIKVGVMGAVGVFAGKQVITSPYYSEQVFVIFFSLLLMYVAFMFYSRGSKKQKHMQQNNNPLSMGQSLVSGGLGGFVAALGGIGGGGVMVPLLNLWYYKPFARTVSISSLAIVVISFSGWIQLGLTGRDIDTLTAFHWGYVDFGAALPLALGGLLGGFAGALFNLKINRRYLQFAFAVLAIGMAVKLLTDVF; this is translated from the coding sequence GGGAATTATTGCTGGAATCATTGCCGGACTGTTTGGGCTTGGCGGTGGTATCCTTTTCACGCCCATACTTTTTGTGGTATTTAGTGATGGCGAGATTTCCGATCCTGTGGTTTTGACAATCGGCAGTTCCTTATTTTGCACTTTTGTAGCCTCTTTGGGTAGCTCGGTGCGACAATTTCAACAGCAGAACTTTTTCTGGTCAGAGGGCATCAAAGTGGGGGTAATGGGAGCTGTGGGTGTTTTCGCTGGTAAGCAGGTGATTACTTCTCCATACTACAGCGAGCAGGTATTTGTAATTTTCTTTAGTCTCTTGCTGATGTATGTAGCTTTTATGTTTTATAGCAGAGGATCCAAAAAGCAGAAGCATATGCAGCAGAATAATAACCCGTTGAGTATGGGACAGTCATTAGTATCGGGCGGGCTTGGCGGATTTGTTGCAGCACTCGGAGGCATCGGGGGTGGAGGCGTGATGGTTCCGCTGCTCAATCTATGGTATTACAAACCTTTTGCCCGGACGGTAAGTATTTCATCGCTGGCTATTGTGGTCATCTCATTTTCGGGATGGATACAACTCGGCTTAACAGGAAGAGACATAGATACACTAACGGCATTTCACTGGGGCTATGTGGATTTTGGTGCAGCCCTTCCGTTAGCATTGGGTGGTTTGCTTGGTGGGTTTGCTGGCGCACTGTTTAACCTAAAAATTAACAGACGCTATCTACAGTTTGCCTTTGCAGTATTAGCCATTGGGATGGCGGTAAAGTTACTGACTGATGTTTTTTAA